The genomic window ACCACCTTCGGGGGCCGGAAGGACCTCGCGGGCCCCAGCGGCATCATCGATTACGGCAGCCTCATCTACATCGCCCTGGAACGCGCCAAGACCGCCCGCGAAGCCATCGAGGTCATGACGAAGCTGACGGAGGAGTTCGGCTACGCCAGCACCGGCGAGAGCTTCTCCATCGCCGACCCCAACGAGGTGTGGATCCTCGAGATGATCGGCAAGGGGAAGGGCCAGAAGGGCTCGCTGTGGGTCGCCTACAAGCTGCCCGACGGCACCATCAGCGCCCACGCCAACCAGGCCCGCATCCGCCAGTTCCCCCAGAACGACCCGAAGACCGCGATCTACAGCAAGGATCTGATCCCCTTCGCCCGCGAGAAGGGCTGGTTCAAGGGCGAAGACAAGAGCTTCAGCTTCGCCGACACCTACGCGCCCCTGACCTTCGGCGCCCTCCGCGGCTGCGAGGCCCGGGTCTGGAGCATCTTCAACCGGGCCGCCAAGAGCCAGAAGATCCCCATGGACTTCGTGAAGGCTGAAAAGGGCGCCAAGCCCATGCCGCTCTACATCAAGCCCGACCAGAAGCTCGATGTGCGCGATGCCATGGAGCTCATGCGCGACCACTACGAAGGCACCGACTTCGACATGACCAAGGACTTCGGCGCCGGCCCCTACAAGCTGCCCTACCGCTGGCGGCCCATGGGCTTCAAGATCGACGGCCAGGACTATGTCCACGAGCGGGCCATCAGCACTCAGCAGACCGGCTTCTCCTTCGTGAGCCAGGCCCGCTCCTGGATGCCTGATCCCGTGGGTGGCGTCCTCTGGTTCGGCGTCGACGACACCTACACCACGGTCTATGTGCCCATCTCCTGCGGCATCAAGGAAACACCCAAGGCCTTCGCCATCGGCACCGGCAACTTCGATGCCTTCAACTGGGACAGCGCCTACTGGACTTTCAACTTCGTCTCCAACTACACCTACACCCGCTGGAGCGACATGATCGTGGATGTCCAGAAGGTGCAGCGCGAGTTCGAGGGCCGCTACCTGGCCGACCAGGCCGAGGTGGACCGCACCGCCCTGGAGCTCTACAAGCAGAACCCCGGGGCCGCCCGCGAATACCTCACCCAGTACGCCGCCAAGGAGACCGAGCAGCTCATGGCCCGTTGGAAGAAGCTGGGCGAATTCCTCATCTGGAAGTACATGGACGGGAATGTCCGCAACGAGAAGGGCGAGGTCACCCACCCCAAGGCCCCTGAGGATTGGCTGCGCTGCATCGTCAAGGACCACGGCGAGGTCATCAAGGTGAAGAAGGTCGAGGGCCTGGCACTCGACGAGGAGTAACCCAGGGTTGGAACCCTGCCCTTTTCGGTAGGAAGGCCCCGCGCTGCGGGGCCTTCCTACTTGTGACGCCCGCCGTTCCTGACCCCATGGGATGATGTGCGGTTCCCCGAGGTCTTCCATGCGTCATCCGGATCCGCATTCGTACTACGATTCCGCCCAGCCCAGGGCCCGGCGCCTGCGCCTGAAGCTGGGTGTGGACTTTGCCGCCAAGCGCATCGATGGTGAAGTGGTGCTGGAGTTCGGCAGCCCGGTCTCGGGCACCCTCGACCTCGACACCAAGGGCCTGGAGATCCGTTCCGTGCAGGTGCCGGGTCACGGCCCCATCCCCTGGGAGCTGGGCGAGGCGGACGCCATCCTGGGCCAGCGGCTGCGCCTGGAGGTGCCGGCAGCCACACTGGAGGTCGCCATCAGCTACCGGACGGGCGCCGAGGCCATGGCCCTCCAGTGGCTGGACCCCGAGCAGACCGAAGGGAAGGTCGCACCCTACCTCTTCAGCCAGTGCCAGCAGATCCACGCCCGCACCATGGTTCCCTGCCAGGACACGCCCATCGCCCGCGTGGCCTATCTCGCGGAAGTGACCGTGCCCGAGGGGCTCACTGCCGTGATGTCGGCAGGCCCCGCCGGGGATGAGGCGCTCGGCGATGGCCGTCATGTCTACCGCTTCACCATGCCCCAGCCCATCCCCTCGTACCTGCTGGCCCTGGCCGTGGGACGCCTGGAATCGCGGGATCTCAGCCCCCGCGCCCGGGTGTGGGCCGAACCCGAGACGGTGGCCGCCGCAGCCTGGGAATTCGCCGGTGTGGAAGACATGATCGTGAAAGCGGAAGGCCTCTTCGGTCCCTACCCGTGGGATCGCTACGACATGCTCGTCCTGCCCCCCTCCTTCCCCTACGGCGGCATGGAGAACCCGCGCATGACCTTCCTCACGCCCACCCTGCTGGCGGGCGACCGCAGCCTGGTGGATGTGGTGGCCCACGAACTGGCCCACAGCTGGACCGGCAACCTCGTCACCAACGCCAGCATGGAGCACTTCTGGCTGAACGAGGGCTTCACCGTGTGGGCGGAGCGCCGCATCCTCCGCATTCTCCACGGCGACGACGCCGCCGCCCTGGGCTGGGCCATGGGGCAGAAGGCCCTGGAGGACAGCCTCGACCGCTTCAAGAACGAGCCCCAGCTCACCGTGTTGCGCATGCACCTGGAAGGCATCGATCCCGATGACGCCTTCTCCAGCATCCCCTACGAGAAGGGGGCGCGCCTGGTGGCGGCCCTGGAGCGGGAGGTTGGCGAAGAGCGGTTCCTGCACTTCATCCGCGACTACATGGACTCGTTCCGCTTCACCTCCATCACCACGGAGCAGTTCTGCGCCTTCGTGGAGGCGAAACTCCCGGGGGCCCTTGCCGCCGTGGATGCCCGTGCCTACCTGGATCAGCCTGGTTTGCCTGCCACCGCCCCCGAGTTCCGCAGCGTACAGCTGGATACCCTCACGGTGCTGGCCGAGAGCTGGATCGAGGGGGGTCGCCCCAGCGCTCACCAGATCGCCTCGTGGAAGCCCGCGGAGTTGCAGGTCTACCTCCAGAAGCTGCCGCGCCAGCTCACCCAGGCGGATTGCGCCTGGCTGGACGAGCACTTCAAGCTCATGGGCCGGGGCAACCACGAGATCCTGGTGGAGTGGCTGACGCTGGCCGCTGCCGCTGACTACGAACCGGCCTTCGCACGCATCCGCGAAGTACTGATGCGGGTGGGACGCATGAAGTACCTCCGGCCGCTCTATGGCGCCCTGGGCCAGCATCCGCGCACCCGCACCCTGGCCCGCGAGATCTTCGCTGCCGCCAGTCCCGGCTACCACGGCCTGTCGCGCCGCGTGGTGGCATCCGTCCTCGAAGCCTATCCCGCCTAGCGCCCAGGAGCCTTCATGTCCCACGGATCCGAATCCCAGGAGATCAAGGGCCTGCCCGCGAATGCGCGGCGGGCGCTGGAGCCCGGCGAGAGCTACATCCCCCTGGTGCCCCAGGACGGCATGCCCGAGACCACACCTCGCGCCATCACCATGGGCCTCATCTTCTGCGCGATCTTCAGCATGGCGGCGGCCTACCTGGCCCTGAAGCTGGGCCAGGGCATCGAGGCCGCCATCCCCATCGCCATCCTGGCCGTGGGCCTGAGCCGCTTCTTCCCGCGCAAGAACACGATCCTCGAGAATGTCATCGTCCAGAGCATCGGCGCCAACAGCAGCCATGTGGTGAGCGGCGCGGCTTTCACCATCCCCGCCCTCTACATCCTGGCCCAGACGCCCGGCAGCGGCGTGCCCACGCCCACGCTGTGGCAGGTGGTGCTGGTGAGCTTCCTGGGCGGCTGCATCGGCATCCTGTTCCTCGTGCCCCTGCGCCACCACTTCATGGTCGAGAACCACGGCATCTTCCCCTGGCCCGAAGCCACCGCCACCGCCGAGATCCTGGTGACGGGCGAGAAGGCCGGCAACCAGGCCAAGGAACTGGCCGTGGCCGCGGGCATCGGCGCCGCCTATGACGGCATCACCTCGATCTTCCGCGGCATGGGTGAGTACCTGCGCCTGGAGCATGTCTGGGTGGGTCGGGCGCTCCGGGACAGGTTCATGTCCTTCAACTTCCTGAACAGCGCGGCGACGCTCGGCATCGGCTACATCATCGGCCTGAAGTATTCCGCCGTGATCGCAGCCGGCTCGTTCTTCAGCATGTTCGTGCTGGTGCCCCTCTTCCACGCCATCGGCCAGTATGTGCCCCTGGTCGTGGCACCCGGTACCAAGCTCATCGCCGACATGACCCCGGAACAGGTCTTCTTCTCCTACATCCGCATCGTGGGCGTGGGCGCCATCGCGGGCGCGGGGGTCATGGGTGTACTGGCCTCCATGCCCAACATGATCCGCAGCATCATCAGCAACATGAAAGCCCTCATGAACCGCGACGCCGCGGCGGAGTCCCCCAAGACGGCCGTCCGCACGGAACGCAGCATCGCGGGCTCCATGGTCGCCGTGGGCCTCGTCACCGCCATGGTGGGCACCATGGCTTTCCTCAGCTTCGGCCTAGGCATCAAGCAGGCCCTGATGCCCGCCCTCACGGCCACCCTCGTGGTGATGGTCATCTCCTTCTTCTTCGCTCCGGTGGCCGCCCGCGCCATCGCCACCATCGGCACCAACCCCATCAGCGGCATGACCATGCTCACCCTCGTCATCACCGGCGTGCTGATGCTGAAGCTGAACTTCACCGGCGGCTACGGGATGTTCCTCACCATGATGGTGGGCGGCATCGTCTGCACGGCCCTGGCGGCCTCAGGCGCCTTCAGCACCGACCTGAAGATCGGCCACTGGATCGGCGCCACGCCCGCCCGCCAGATCGCCTGGAAGTTCGTGGGCACCTTCGTGGCAGCGCTCTTCACCGGCATCGCCATGTGGCTCATGGCCAAGCAGGTGAACCTGGACGGCACCATGGCGCTGGGCACCTCCATCCCCGCGCCCCAGGCCAGCGCCATGAAGGCCATCCTCGAAGGCATCTTCGGCACCGTGTCCATGCCCCTGCGCTGGTACGCCTTCGGCCTCGGCGTCATGCTCTCCATCGTGCTGCGCATGGTGGAGCTGCCCGCCCTGGGCTTCGCGCTGGGCATGTACCTGCCCATCGAGCTGAACACGCCCCTCTTCCTGGGCGGCCTGCTGGCCCACTGGGTGAACCGGCCGATGTCTTCTAAAGATGGGGCCGGCACCAGCGAGGCCGACGCCAAAGCCCGCGAGAACCGCGGCGTGCTCATCGCCAGCGGCCTCATGGCCGGCGGCGCCATCATGGGCGTGGTGGCCAGCTTCATCAAGCTCAAGTGGACCGAGGGCTTCCCCCTCCTCACCGCCCACCAGGCCGAAGGCGCCCTCGGCGAATGGCTCGGCCTCACCGCCCTGGTGGCCCTCTGCCTCTATGTCGTCGTCTACAGCCGGCGGGCCAAGGGCGAGGCGTAAGCATTGCTTTACTGATCCACCCCAAAGACACCAACGCACGAAGCCAAAGCGACTCCGGCTTTCTTCCTGTTCTCGTGTCTTCGGGGTGGATCTTTCGCTAGGCTCGGAGGCTCTCAAGCAGTTCCGGCGCCACGCCCCGCGTCCCCACGACCATGTTCCCGGTCTCGAACCACCCCTGCCCGCCATCCCAGTCGGTGATGACACCGCCGGCCTCCTGCACCAGCAGCGCGCCCGCGGCGAGGTCCCAGGGCTTGAGGCCCAGCTCGAAGTAGCCGTCGAAGATGCCGCAGGCCACATGGGCCAAGTCCAGGGCGGCGCTGCCGGCCCGGCGGATGCCCTTGGCCCGCGGAAACACGCGGCCCAGCGCCGCGTTGAACCTCGGCCAGCGGTCGCCCAGCTGGAAGGCGAAGCCGGTGGCCAGGAAGGCCCCGTCCAGACCCGCCTGTTGCGAGACGCGCATGGGCTTCCCGTTCCAGGTGGCACCCTGGCCCCGCACGGCCAGGAAGCAGTCCTCGCGCAGGGGGTCCAGCACGCAGCCCACCACGGGGCCCTCGGCATCCCACAGGGCCACGGAGACGCACCAGTGGGGGAAACCCTGGACGAAGTTCAGGGTGCCGTCCAGGGGATCGACAATCCAGCGAGGCTCCACGAGGGGACCGCTCGGCCCTTCGCCTCCGCGCACCTCGGGCGGGGTGAACCCGCCCTCCTCGCCAAGAAACCCGTACCCCGGGAAGCGGGTGTACAACTCGGCACGGATGGCGGCCTCGGCATCGCGGTCCGCGGCGCTCACCACATCGTTCTTGGTCTTCTCGGTGATGGTGGCGGGATCGAGCCGACGAAAGAAACCGAGCAGGATCTTACCGCCGGCCTGGGCCGCGGCCACGCAGGCATCCCGTTGCGCTTCATGCATGATCAGGCCCCCGGGCCTGATTGTGTCATGGCGGCTTCGGCGCGGCGCTTCAGGGCCCGGATCATCCCCGGGAACACGAACAGGTGGAAGGGCAGGACGGAATACCAGTAGAGGAGGCCCAGGAGGCCGTGGGGCTCGAAGAATGCGGTCTGCTCCAGCCGGGAGCCGCTCCCTTCGGCCCGCACGGTGAACTGCAGCCAGGCACGCCCATCCAGCCTCATTTCGGACCGGAGGCGCAGCAGGCGCTCCGGCTCCAGCGCTTCCACGCGCCAGAAGTCCACGGGATCACCGACGCGGAGGTCCCGCGGGTGGCGCCGTCCCCGGCGCATCCCCAGGCCGCCCACCGCGCGATCCAGGAATCCTCGGATCTGCCAGAGCCAGTTCCCTGCGGGCCAGCCGTTCTCGCCCCCCAGCGCGCAGAAAGCCTGGAACACGGCCCGGGGAGGGGCCTTGACATGGCGGTGGTGGCGCTCGAGGAACATGCCCTCGTGAGAGCCGAGGACCTGCTCCTCCTGCTCGCGGGAGAGGCTCGTGGCCCAGGTGGTCTCCACCGCATCCTCATCCAGACGCTGCAGGGCCAGGGCCAAGGCCTCGCGGTAGGCCATGGGCCGCACCCGGAAGACCTCCAGGGCCCGGGGATCGCGGACCACCACCTCGGTGGTCATCCCTTCGATCAGGGGTTTGACCAGCTCCAGGGGGATGGGCGTGACCATGTCCACCCACAGGGCGGACAGGATCGGCAGCGGCACGCGCATGGGAAGGATGAGCCGGCGCAGGCCGCGGATCTCGGCATAGCCCAGCATCATCCGCCGGTAGTCGAGGACATCCTGGCCACCGATCTCGAAGACGCCCTCCACCTCGGGGTGTTCGAGCGCTTCCGTAAGGTAGCCCAGCACATCGCGCACGCCGATGGGTTGGCAGCGGGTGTTCACCCAGCGCGGGGTGATCATGATGGGCAGCCGCTCCGTCAGGTGGCGGATCATCTCGAAGCTGACGCTGCCGCTGCCCACGATCACCGCGGCCCGGAATTCCAGCACCGGCACGCCCGAGGAACCCAGGGCGGCCCCCACCTCCTGGCGGCTGGCCAGGTGATCGCTGCGGTGGCGGGTGGGATCCCCCAGGCCCCCAAGGTAGATGATCCGGCGCACCCCGGCCTTCGCGCAGGCGGCGGCGAAAGTGAGGGCCTGCCGCAGATCCCTCCCCCGGAAATCGGGGCTGTCTTCGGCCATGGCGTGGACCAGGTAGTAGACCTGGGACACTCCCTGCAGCGCAGCCTCGAGGGATGCCGGGTCGGACACATCGCCCTTGACCAGTTCCACGCCCGGCCAGGGGCGGCCCGCCAGCCGCTCGGGATTGCGGGCGAGGCACCGGATCCGGCGGCCCGCCGCCAGGAGCCGGGGCACCAGGCGGCCCCCGATGTAGCCCGTGGCGCCGGTCACCAGGATGAGCGGCTTCCCCGGGTCCATCCGATTGGCGCCTTCGGGCCGCGGCGAAGTCATGCGGGCACCAGATCCGCGAAGACAAAGCCGTCGCGCACCACCACTTCACCCCCCCGGACGGCCACCGGGTGGCGGAACATCGGCCCATCCCAGGCGAAGGTGTGGAACTCCCCCCGCTCGCCGCAGGGGTCCACCGTCGGGGGGAGGTCCGCCAGCAATGAAGCATCAAAGGCCCGGCCCGCGAAAGACGCGGCCAGCGCGCGGGGATCCACGCAGACCAGGGTGGCCTTCAACCCGGCAGCCACCATGTCGGCGGCGACGCCGGTCGTGTCGGGATTCCAGATGGGAAAGAGGGGGCTGAGCCCCGTCCCCGCCAGCTTCTGGATGCGATAGTCGCGGACATCCTCCAGGAACAGGTCCCCGAAGGCCATGGCCTCGACCCCGGTCTCCACCGCCCGGGCACAGACCTGGGCCATGCGGGCCTCATAGGCCTCGTTGGAGCAGGGCCAGGGGAGCGGCACCTTCCACAAGGGCAGACCTGCGGCCTCCGCCTGGGCCTCCAGCAGGGCCTCCCGGACCCCATGCATGGCCACGCGGTCGAACGCCTCATTGGTGGTGGTGAGCAGCCCCACCACCTCCACCTCGCTCGATTGCCGGAGGACATGCAGGGCCCAGGCGGCATCCTTGCCGCTGGACCAGCTCAAGAGGGCCTTGGTCCGCGTCGTCCGTGTCATGGGATCTCCGATCCCAGTATGTCTCTCGAAATTCCTGACGGATTTGGTAAACTTTATAGGGAGCCCTCCATGCCCAAAGTCATCAACATCGAACCCACCCCCAATCCCGACGCCCTGAAATTCCTGGTGCATCCGGCCATCCTCAAGGCAGGATCCCGGTCCTTCAAGGATTTCGGCGCCGCCGTGGGTGACCCGCTGGGCTCCAGCCTCTTCGGGCTGGGCAAGGTGACCTCTGTCTTCTACATGGACCGCTTCGTCACCGTGAACAAGGAGGCCTCGGCGGAGTGGAGCGACCTTATCGATCCCATCTGCGAGGCCATCGAGGATCTCAAGCTGCCGGAGGACGCCACCGGCGATGTGGCCGCCCAGCCCGGAGGCGATGCCGACGCGACCCTGGAGCGCATCAACCAGCTGCTGGACACCCGCATCCGCCCCGGGCTCGCGGGGGATGGCGGCGGCCTGGAGGTGATCTCCTTCGACGGCCAGACCCTCCAGATCAGCTACCACGGGGCCTGCGGCTCCTGCCCGTCTTCCACCAGCGGCACCCTGCGCTACATCGAGGGACTGCTCCAGGAGGAGATCAGTCCCAGCCTCCGCGTCGTCAGCTGGTAAGTTCCCCCCTGCCCTTGCACCCCGCGAAAAGCCCGCCACCCTAGGGGGGACGACTGGAGATGAGCGTGAGCCCAGCGAAGGTGGCCAAGCGACGCAGCGCCAAGGCAGATCACCTCGCCGCGCTGGCGGATCTCCTGAATGCCAGCCGGGCCGACCCAGTCCACCTCTTCGAGCACGGCTTGGCCCTCCTGGTGGATCGCCTTGGCGTGGACCGGGCCATGCTCACGCGCGTCACCGCCCTGGGCTACGAGGTGTTCTGGTGGGCCATGGGGAACGGGGCCACCATGGCCGGCGTATTCGAGGCACCCGAACAGGGGTTCTGCCCTTGGGTCATGGCCCATCCGGACCGGCCCCTCACCATCCGCGATGCGGCCTCCGAGGTCCGATGGCGCAAGAGCCCCGCCTGGACCGCCCTCGGCATCCGGGCCTACGCCGGCGTGGCCCTGAAGATCGGCGATCAGGCCGTGGGAACCCTGTGCGTGCAGCATCACGCGACCCGGGCCTTTGACCACGGCGAGGTCGCCTTGATTCGCGCCATGGGCGATCTCATGGCCCGTACGCTGGAATCGGAGAACCTGAAGCAGGAGCTCCGGTCCGCCCTCGAAGCCCTGGAGTTGAGCAGCGCCATCGTGGAGGACAGCGCACTCCAGAGCCCGCGGTCCGGCCTTCCGAATCGCCACTACCTCGACATCTGGCGACGGGCCTCGCTCTTCATGGCCCGGCGTCGTCAGGAACCCATGGCCCTCGCCCTCTGGTCCCAACCCATGGTCGCGGGCACCAAGGGCCGTCTGGGCGCGGCCGTAGCCCATCTGCGGGGCGAAGATCTCATCATCGAGCTGTCCGCCGACCAGTATCTCCTGCTCATGCCGCACACCACCGAAGCCGGCGCAGAGGTGCTGTTGGAGCGGCTTCACGAGACGCTCGGCCGCCACCCCACCGGCGCCACGCTCTGGCTTCCCGACGGGAAGGACATGACCTTGAAGTCCGCTTTGACGCGCGTGGGTAAAGCCTTTACGGACGCCTGCCGCGAGGGTTCACCGCTGGTCTGGATTCGTCCCAAGGGATGACCCGCAACCTGCTCGCTGGCCCGTTCCGCGGGTCCATGGGAAGATGAAAGGCTCTGGTACGGCCGGTGAAACCCGGCCCCATGGAGGTGGATGTTGGAAACCCCGACCCTGGTGAAAGCGGCCCTGAACGCGATGGACGGGCAGACGGCCCCCAGCCGCGAGGATCTCTGCCACTGGTACGAACTGATGCACCTCGGGCGCCTGCTGGACGGCAAGGCGCCCAACTATCTGAAGCAGGCCATCGGCTGGTCGTACCACGCGCCCTGCGCGGGCCACGACGGCATCCAGCTGGCCGCGGGCCTGGCCTTCCGGCCGGGCCGCGACTTCCTCTTCCCCTACTATCGCGACCTGATGACCTGCCTCGCCGCGGGCCTCACGCCCGAAGAGATCATCCTCAACGGCATCTCCAAGGCCACCGATCCGGCCAGCGGCGGCCGCCACATGAGCAACCACTTCGCGAAGCCCTCCATCGGCATCCAGAATGTGTCCAGCCTCACCGGCAACCACACCCAGCATGCCGTGGGCCTGGCCCGCGCCGTGAAGACCTACGGCCGCGACAGCGTGGTGTTCTGCAGCCAGGGCGAGTCCTCCCTGTCCGAGGGCTACTGTTCCGAGAGCATCAACGGGGCGGACCGCGAGAAGCTGCCCGTGATCTTCGTGATCCAGGACAACGGCTACGGCATCTCCGTGCCCAAGCGCGACCAGAGCGCCAACGAGTACATCTGCGACAACTTCAGCGGCTTCCCGAACCTGAAGATCATCAAGTGCGATGGGCTCGACTTCCTCGACTCCACGCGCGCCATGGGCGAGGCCCTGGCCCATGTCCGCGCCGGCCACGGCCCCGCAATGGTCTACGCCATGTGCGTCCGCATCGGCAGCCACTCCAACTCGGATCGCCACGAACTCTACCGCGACGAGGCCGAACTGGCGGAGGCCAAGGCGAAGGATCCCCTGCCCCGCTTCCGCGCCTATTGCCTGGACAAGGGCCTCAGCGAAGCTGAACTCGTCGCCATCGAGACCGAGAACCAGGCCCGCTACCTGGCCGCCCACGACAAGGCCATGGCCGCGCCCAGCCCGGATCCCGCCAGCATCTACGATTTCGTGATTCCCGAAGGCTGGGTTTCCGCCCAGTACCCCGACGGCACCCACCAGGCCACCGGCGACACCCTCAGCGTGATCGCGGCCCTGAACCAGACCCTGAAGGAGGAGTTCCGCCACAACCCGGACACCTTCATCTGGGGCCAGGACATGGCCAACAAGGACAAGGGCGGCATCTTCAATGTGTCGAAGGGCATGCAGCCCGAATTCGGCGAGAAGCGCGTGTTCAACGCCCCCATCGCCGAGGACTTCATCATCGGCACGGCCAACGGCTTCTCGCGCCTCGACGACAAGATCCGCGTGGTGGTCGAGGGCGCCGAGTTCGCCGACTACATCTGGCCCGGGGCAGAGCAGATCGTGGAATGCAGCCACGACTATTGGCGCAGCAATGGCCAGTTCGCGCCCAACATCACCATCCGCCTGGCTTCCGGCGGCTACATCGGCGGCGGCCTCTACCACTCACAGAATGTCGAGGGCTGGCTCACCACCCTGCCCGGCATCCGCGTGGTGGTGCCCGCCTTCGCCGACGATGCTGCGGGCCTGCTCCGCACCGCCATGCGCAGCCGGGGGACGACGCTCTACCTCGAACCGAAATTCCTCTACAACGCCAAGATGGCCCATGCCGTGGTGCCGCCGGACTTCGCCGTGCCCTTCGGCAAGGCCCGCGTCCGCCGCGAAGGCGCCGATCTCACCATCCTCGCCTACGGCACACCCGTCCACTTCGCCCTGGAGGCCGCCGCCAAGCTGGAGAAGGAGGGCAGGTCCGCGGAAGTGATCGACCTCCGCAGCCTCAGCCCCCTGGACACGCCGGCCATCATCAAGTCGGTCAAGAAGACGCACCGCGTGCTCATCGCCCACGAGGACAAGGTCTTCGGCGGTTTCGGCGGCGAGCTGGCGGCCATCTGCGCCTCCGAGTGCTTCCCCTGGCTGGATGCCCCGGTCGAGCGCGTGGGTTCGGAGTTCACCCCCGTGGGCTTCAACCGGATCCTCGAGCGCGCCGTCCTGCCCAATGCCGACAAGGTGCTGGCGGCGGCCCGCAAGGTCCTTTCGTTCTAGGAGTCTCCATGCAGTTCGGTCCCTGGGATGTCCAGATCGTCAGCGGCGGCACCTTCCGGCTGGATGGCGGTGCCATGTTCGGCACGGTGCCGAAGGTCGTCTGGAACAAGCTCTACCCGGCCGACGAGGAGAACCAGATCCTCATGGCCACCAACTGCCTGCTGATCCGCGGCGAGGTGGACGGGAGGAAGCACATCATCCTCGTGGACAACGGCAACGGCGACAAGGAGACCGACGACTTCATGGCCCGCTTCAAGTTCGAGGGCCGGGGCGTGCTGGATGCGAACCTCGCGAAACATGGCGTGAAGCCCGCGGACATCACCCTCTGCATCCTGACCCACCTTCACTTCGACCACGCAGGCGGCAGCACGCGCTTCGATGCGGCCGGCGGACTCGTCCCCAGTTTTCCCAACGCCCGCCATGTGGTGCAGGCGAAGGATCTCGCCGATGCGAAACACCCCCACCTGCGGGTGAAGGCCAGCTACCTGCCCCAGAACTGGGAACCCCTGGAGGCTGCGGACCTTCTCGACACCGTGGACGGCGCCGC from Geothrix sp. includes these protein-coding regions:
- a CDS encoding M1 family metallopeptidase yields the protein MRHPDPHSYYDSAQPRARRLRLKLGVDFAAKRIDGEVVLEFGSPVSGTLDLDTKGLEIRSVQVPGHGPIPWELGEADAILGQRLRLEVPAATLEVAISYRTGAEAMALQWLDPEQTEGKVAPYLFSQCQQIHARTMVPCQDTPIARVAYLAEVTVPEGLTAVMSAGPAGDEALGDGRHVYRFTMPQPIPSYLLALAVGRLESRDLSPRARVWAEPETVAAAAWEFAGVEDMIVKAEGLFGPYPWDRYDMLVLPPSFPYGGMENPRMTFLTPTLLAGDRSLVDVVAHELAHSWTGNLVTNASMEHFWLNEGFTVWAERRILRILHGDDAAALGWAMGQKALEDSLDRFKNEPQLTVLRMHLEGIDPDDAFSSIPYEKGARLVAALEREVGEERFLHFIRDYMDSFRFTSITTEQFCAFVEAKLPGALAAVDARAYLDQPGLPATAPEFRSVQLDTLTVLAESWIEGGRPSAHQIASWKPAELQVYLQKLPRQLTQADCAWLDEHFKLMGRGNHEILVEWLTLAAAADYEPAFARIREVLMRVGRMKYLRPLYGALGQHPRTRTLAREIFAAASPGYHGLSRRVVASVLEAYPA
- a CDS encoding SDR family oxidoreductase, with the protein product MTSPRPEGANRMDPGKPLILVTGATGYIGGRLVPRLLAAGRRIRCLARNPERLAGRPWPGVELVKGDVSDPASLEAALQGVSQVYYLVHAMAEDSPDFRGRDLRQALTFAAACAKAGVRRIIYLGGLGDPTRHRSDHLASRQEVGAALGSSGVPVLEFRAAVIVGSGSVSFEMIRHLTERLPIMITPRWVNTRCQPIGVRDVLGYLTEALEHPEVEGVFEIGGQDVLDYRRMMLGYAEIRGLRRLILPMRVPLPILSALWVDMVTPIPLELVKPLIEGMTTEVVVRDPRALEVFRVRPMAYREALALALQRLDEDAVETTWATSLSREQEEQVLGSHEGMFLERHHRHVKAPPRAVFQAFCALGGENGWPAGNWLWQIRGFLDRAVGGLGMRRGRRHPRDLRVGDPVDFWRVEALEPERLLRLRSEMRLDGRAWLQFTVRAEGSGSRLEQTAFFEPHGLLGLLYWYSVLPFHLFVFPGMIRALKRRAEAAMTQSGPGA
- a CDS encoding C69 family dipeptidase; this encodes MRIRPLVLLATLLAAGAALEACTNLLVTKGASKDGSTMITYAADSHTLYGELYFKRGGRHLPGEKRDIREWDSGYTFDTGKLLGQIPEAPVTYTRVGNMNEHQLTIAETTFGGRKDLAGPSGIIDYGSLIYIALERAKTAREAIEVMTKLTEEFGYASTGESFSIADPNEVWILEMIGKGKGQKGSLWVAYKLPDGTISAHANQARIRQFPQNDPKTAIYSKDLIPFAREKGWFKGEDKSFSFADTYAPLTFGALRGCEARVWSIFNRAAKSQKIPMDFVKAEKGAKPMPLYIKPDQKLDVRDAMELMRDHYEGTDFDMTKDFGAGPYKLPYRWRPMGFKIDGQDYVHERAISTQQTGFSFVSQARSWMPDPVGGVLWFGVDDTYTTVYVPISCGIKETPKAFAIGTGNFDAFNWDSAYWTFNFVSNYTYTRWSDMIVDVQKVQREFEGRYLADQAEVDRTALELYKQNPGAAREYLTQYAAKETEQLMARWKKLGEFLIWKYMDGNVRNEKGEVTHPKAPEDWLRCIVKDHGEVIKVKKVEGLALDEE
- a CDS encoding inositol monophosphatase family protein; its protein translation is MHEAQRDACVAAAQAGGKILLGFFRRLDPATITEKTKNDVVSAADRDAEAAIRAELYTRFPGYGFLGEEGGFTPPEVRGGEGPSGPLVEPRWIVDPLDGTLNFVQGFPHWCVSVALWDAEGPVVGCVLDPLREDCFLAVRGQGATWNGKPMRVSQQAGLDGAFLATGFAFQLGDRWPRFNAALGRVFPRAKGIRRAGSAALDLAHVACGIFDGYFELGLKPWDLAAGALLVQEAGGVITDWDGGQGWFETGNMVVGTRGVAPELLESLRA
- a CDS encoding NifU family protein; this encodes MPKVINIEPTPNPDALKFLVHPAILKAGSRSFKDFGAAVGDPLGSSLFGLGKVTSVFYMDRFVTVNKEASAEWSDLIDPICEAIEDLKLPEDATGDVAAQPGGDADATLERINQLLDTRIRPGLAGDGGGLEVISFDGQTLQISYHGACGSCPSSTSGTLRYIEGLLQEEISPSLRVVSW
- a CDS encoding oligopeptide transporter, OPT family gives rise to the protein MSHGSESQEIKGLPANARRALEPGESYIPLVPQDGMPETTPRAITMGLIFCAIFSMAAAYLALKLGQGIEAAIPIAILAVGLSRFFPRKNTILENVIVQSIGANSSHVVSGAAFTIPALYILAQTPGSGVPTPTLWQVVLVSFLGGCIGILFLVPLRHHFMVENHGIFPWPEATATAEILVTGEKAGNQAKELAVAAGIGAAYDGITSIFRGMGEYLRLEHVWVGRALRDRFMSFNFLNSAATLGIGYIIGLKYSAVIAAGSFFSMFVLVPLFHAIGQYVPLVVAPGTKLIADMTPEQVFFSYIRIVGVGAIAGAGVMGVLASMPNMIRSIISNMKALMNRDAAAESPKTAVRTERSIAGSMVAVGLVTAMVGTMAFLSFGLGIKQALMPALTATLVVMVISFFFAPVAARAIATIGTNPISGMTMLTLVITGVLMLKLNFTGGYGMFLTMMVGGIVCTALAASGAFSTDLKIGHWIGATPARQIAWKFVGTFVAALFTGIAMWLMAKQVNLDGTMALGTSIPAPQASAMKAILEGIFGTVSMPLRWYAFGLGVMLSIVLRMVELPALGFALGMYLPIELNTPLFLGGLLAHWVNRPMSSKDGAGTSEADAKARENRGVLIASGLMAGGAIMGVVASFIKLKWTEGFPLLTAHQAEGALGEWLGLTALVALCLYVVVYSRRAKGEA